CGTCTCCGTCGTGGCCGAGGCCGTCGCGGGCGGCGTGCGCGTGGTGCAGGTGCGCGACAAGGGCGCCGAGGCATCCGCTCTGCTCGCCCAGCTCGAGGCGCTCGCGGAGGTTATCGACGGGAGGGCGATGCTGCTCGTGAACGACCGGCTCGACCTCGCGATCGCGGCACGGGCGAGCGGCCTGCCCGTCGACGGCGTGCACCTCGGCCAGGGCGACGCCGCCGCGGCCATCGCCCGCGACCGGCTCGGCGCCGACGCCGTGGTCGGCCTCACCGCGAACGCGCCCGCCCACCTCGAGGCTGTGCGCCGGATGCCGCGTGGCACGGTCGACTACCTCGGCGTCGGCGTGATCCGGCCGACGTCGACGAAGCCCGACCATCCGCCGGCCATCGGCGTCGACGGCTTCGCCCGCTTCGCCGCGGAGGCGGAGCTGCCGTGCGTCGCGATCGGCGGCATCACACGGCACGACATCGCGCCGCTCCGCGAGGCGGGCGCCGCAGGTGTCGCACTCGTCTCGGCGATCTGCGCGGCCGACGACCCGCGGGCAGCCGCACGTGATCTCGCGAACCGATGGGAGGCGGCGCGATGATGGCACGAGTGCTGAGCATCGCCGGCAGCGACCCCTCGGGGGGCGCCGGCATCCAGGCCGACCTGAAGTCGATCTCGGCGGTCGGCGGCTACGGCATGGCCGTGATCACCGCCCTCACCGCGCAGAACACGCGCGGGGTGCGCGACGTGCACGTGCCGCCGGCGAGCTTCCTCGCGGCGCAGCTCGAGGCGATCTCCGACGACATCACGGTCGATGCCGTGAAGCTCGGCATGCTCGCGAACGCCGAGGTCATCCGCACGGTCGCCGGCTGGCTCGCACGCACCCGCCCTCCGGTCGTCGTGCTCGACCCGGTCATGGTCGCCACGAGCGGCGACCGCCTGCTCGACGCCGACGCCGAATCGGCGATGCGCGAGCTGCTGCCGCTCGCCGACCTCGTCACCCCGAACCTGAGCGAACTCGCGGTGCTCGCGGCATCCGCGGACTCCGGCGAGGCGCCTCCAGTCGTGGCGGCGACGTGGGCCGAGGCGATCGCGCAGGCCGAGACCGTCTCGGCGCGGTACGGGGTGCGGGTCCTCGCGAAGGGCGGCCACCTCGCCGGCGACCTCGCCCCCGATGCCCTGGTCGACGCCGGCACCGCGACGATCATCGACTTCGGCGGCGAACGCATCGCCACGACGGCGACGCACGGCACCGGCTGCTCGCTCTCGTCGGCGATCGCGACCCTCGTCGCAGAGCATGGAGACTGGCCGGCTGCGATCGCCGAGGCTCGACGCTGGTTGCGCGAGTCGCTGCGCCACGGCGAGGCGCTCGGGGTCGGCGGCGGACACGGCCCCATCAATCACTTCGCCGGTCTCTGGGCGCGTGGCGGCATCCGCACCGCGCCGATGCCGACCGAGATCGAGGCCGAGTGGTGGGCCGACATCGCCCAGGTGCGGCGGGAGATCGACGAGCTGCCGTTCATCCGCGGCCTCGCCGACGGTTCCCTCGCACGCGAGCCCTTCCTCGGCTACCTCACGCAGGACGCCCACTACCTGCGCGACTACGCACGGGTGCTCGCCGAGGCCTCGCGCCTCGCACCGGATGCCGCGGGGCAGGCCTTCTGGGCGAACTCCGCCCACGGCTCGATCATCGGCGAGCTCGAACTCCACACCGGCTGGCTCGGCCCAGAGGCCGGCACCGCGGCATCCGCACCGCCCGATGCGACGACGACCGCGTACCTCGACCACCTGCTCGCGACCGCGCAGCGCGGCGATCACGCCGTGCTCATCGCGGCGCTGCTGCCGTGCTTCTGGATCTACACCGATCTCGGCGAGCGCCTCGCCGCGGGCGAGTTCGGCGAGGCCGCACTCGATCCGGCGCACCCGTACGCGTCGTGGCTCGCGACCTACGCCGACCCCGGGTTCGCCGTCGCGACACGCGAGGCGATCGGCTTCGTGACGCGAGCGGCCGCGGGCGCGTCGCCCGAGCATCGCGAGCGGATGCATCGGGCGTTCGTCGCCTCGTCGCGGCACGAGCTGGCGTTCTTCGCGGCGCCGCTCGCGGCGCCGGCAGCGGCAGCGACGACGGCCGGGGCGGTGACCGCGTGAGCGGCGGGGCGACGGCACTCGAGACCGCGCCCGCTGAAGGCGTTCCCTCCGGCGCAGCCCGGAGCCGCCGCGCCGTCACCGCGGCGGCCTTCGGCACCGTGCTCGAGTGGTACGACTTCTTCCTCTACGGCACGGCCGCGGCGCTCGTCTTCCCGACGCTGTTCTTCCCCGCCGACGATCCGCTCACGAGCCTGCTGCTCTCGTTCGCCGTGTTCGCGACGGGCTTCGTCGCGCGCCCGCTCGGCGGCCTCGTGTCGGGGTACCTCGGCGACCGCTTCGGCAGGCGGCGCGTGCTCGTGGCGACGCTGCTGACGATGGGCGTCGCCACCGCGCTCATCGGCCTGCTGCCGACGCACGCGCAGGTCGGGGCGCTCGCGCCCGTGCTGCTCGTCGTGCTGCGGCTCGTGCAGGGGCTCGCGACGGGCGGGGAGTGGAGCGGCGCCGTGCTGCTCGCCCTCGAGCAGTCGCCCCTGCGGCGCGGGTTCCGCGGGGCGTTCATCTCGAGCGCGGTGTATGTCGGGCTCATCCTCGGCAACCTCGCGTTCGTGGTGCTCGTCGCCGTGCTCGACGAGCAGGCGCTCTACGACTGGGGCTGGCGGGTGCCGTTCATCGCGAGCCTCGTGCTCGTCGTGATCGGCTGGCGGCTGCGCCGCCGGGTCGACGAATCGCCCGAGTTCGTCGCGATGCTCGAAGCCCGCCGGGAGGCGCGTCGGCCCATCGCCGAGGTGCTGCGCCGACCCCGGGGCGTCCTCGCCGTGTTCCTCGTGCGCGTCGGAGTCAACACGACCTTCTACGTCGTCTCGGTGTTCTGCCTGAGCTACGCATCGACGGTCGTCGGCATGCCCCGAGAGGTCACCCTCACCGCACTGCTCGTCGGGGCCGCGGTCGCCGCGGTGCTGTGCCCGTTCTGGGGTGCGCTCGGCGACCGCATCGGGCCGCGCCGCCTCGTGGTGTGGAGCCTCGTCGCCTTCGCCCTGCTGGCCGCGCCGCTCTTCCTCGTGCTCGACACGGGGTCGGCGGCACTCGTCATCGGTGTCGTGGTCGCCGCGATCGGCATCGTGAACTCGGCCTCCGACGGCGTGCAGCCCGCCTACTTCACCGCGATGTTCCACACGCGCGTGCGGTACTCGGGCATCTCGATCGGCCGCGAGGCGGGAGCGATCGTCGGCGGCGGGCTCGCCCCGCTCGCGGCGACCGCGCTGCTCGCCCAAGCCGGGCACTGGTGGCCGATCGCCGTCATGATGGCCGTCGCGGCGATCGTCGGACTCGTCGGCACGGCGATCGCGCCGCGCGAGACGGGCCGTCGCCCGGGGTGACCCCGCTCCCGCCCGCGCTCGATGCTCGCGTGTCGAGCGCAGACACGAACGGGCCCACCTCCATCGGAGGCGGGCCCGTTCGGTCTGCTGCGGCGGGTTCTACGCGCCGAGCAGCGTCAGCGAGTCGATGACGCGGTTCGAGAAGCCCCACTCGTTGTCGTACCAGGCGACGACCTTGATGTGGCGGCCGTCGACGCGGGTGAGGTCGGCGTCGAAGATCGACGAGTGCGGGTTGCCGACGATGTCGGTCGAGACGAGCGCCTCGTCGGAGTACTCGAGCACGCCCTTGAGCGGGCCGTCGGCTGCGGCCTTGTAGGCGGCGAGCACCTCGTCGAGGGTGACGTCCTTCGAGACGGTCGTGTTGAGCTCGACGATCGAGCCGACCGGCACGGGCACGCGCATCGAGTCGCCGTTGAGCTTGCCGTCGAGCTTCGGCAGCACGAGGCCGATGGCCTTCGCGGCACCGGTCGACGAGGGCACGATGTTGACGGCCGCGGCGCGGGCGCGACGCGCGTCCGAGTGGGGCGCGTCCTGCAGGTTCTGGTCCTGCGTGTAGGCGTGGATCGTCGTCATGAAGCCGTGCTCGATGCCGGCGAGGTCGTCGAGCACCTTCGCGAGCGGGGCGAGCGCGTTCGTGGTGCACGAGGCGTTCGAGACGATGACGTGCGCGTCGGCGTCGTAGGCCTCGGTGTTCACGCCGTAGGCGAGCGTGACGTCGGCACCCTTCGAGGGAGCCGAGACGAGCACCTTCTTTGCGCCCGCCGTGAGGTGCGCCTTCGCCGCCTCGGCGTCGGTGAAGCGGCCGGTCGACTCGAGCACGACGTCGACGTTGAGCTCGCCCCAGGGCAGCTTCGCGGGGTCGCGCTCGGCGAGCACCTTGACGCGACGGCCGTCGATGACGAGCACATCGCCGTCGACCTCGACGGAGGAGCCGAAGCGGCCCGCGGTGCTGTCGTACTTCAGCAGGCGGGCGAGGCCGGCGGGGTCGGTGAGGTCGTTGACGGCGACGAGTTCGAGGTCGGCGCCGCGCTCGACGAGTGCGCGCACGACGTTGCGGCCGATGCGGCCGAAGCCGTTGATGGCGATGCGGGTGGTCATGGCAGAGGGGTTCCTTTCGATCCGTACCCCTCAACCCTCGCCGTGTCGGCCATCGCGCGGGAGTGGCGTGCAGGTCAGTATCCGCAAGGATCTCGCCACATCTTCTCCTCCGCTCACTCCCCCGCCGCGAAGGTGTGCCGGTAGTCGCTCGGCGACACCCCGAGGATGCGCTGGAAGTGCAGCCGCAGGTTCGCCCCGGTGCCGAGGCCGGCGCGGGCGGCGATCTGCTCGACCCCGAGGTCGCTGCGCTCGAGCAGTTCGCGGGCCATGTCGACCCTCGCCCGCAGCACCCATTGCATCGGCGTGTAGCCGGTGTCCTCCACGAAGCGGCGCGAGAAGGTTCGCGGCGAGACGTTGGCGTTGCGCGCGAGCGCGTCGAGCGTGAGGGGCTCGTCGAGCTGTCGCAACGCCCACTCACGCGTCGCCGCGAACACCGGCCCGAGGTCGGGCGGCAGGCTCCGCGGCACGTACTGCGCCTGTCCGCCGCTGCGGTACGGAGCAGCCACGAGTCTTCGGGCGGCATGGTTGGCGACGGCCACGCCGTGATCGCGGCGCACGAGATGCAGGCAGAGGTCGATGCCCGATGCCGCCCCGGCCGACGTCAGCACCGCGCCCTCGTCGACGAACAGCACGTTCGTGTCGACCCTGACGAGCGGATGCCTCGCGGCGAGTGCCCGCGTGTAGTGCCAGTGCGTCGTGGCCCGGCGACCGTCGAGCAGGCCTGTCGCCGCGAGCGCGAACGCCCCCGTCGAGATCGCGGCGAGGCGCGCCCCGCGAGCGTGCGCGGCCCGCAGCGCATCGACGACCGCCGCCGGCGGCTCGTCGAGATCGGGGTGCCGGTACCCCGGAATGAACACGGTCTCCGCCCACTCGAGCGCATCGAGCCCGTCGGCCACGTGGTACGAGAGGCCGTCGCCGCCCGTGACGAGTCCGGGTGCCGCACCGCAGACCCGCACCTCGTAGGGCATGCTCGCGCGCGTCGAGAACACCTGGGCGGGAATGCCGACGTCGAGCGGCTTCGCCCCCGGCAGCACGAGCACGGCGACGCGATGGTTGCGACGGGTCATCCGGCCAGACTGCCATGTGCCGAAAGGATTCGGCCACCCGCCGACTCAGGCGAGGCGCTGCTCCGCCGAGGCCGCCTCCGGCCCCTCGGCCGCCACCGGCGCCCGTCGCCGACGCGTCACGAGGTACGAGCCGGCGAGCACGAGGGCGAACCCGACCACCGTCCACACCGTGACCCGCTCGCCGAGCACGAGCACACCGGCGAGGATCGCGACCGCGGGGTTGACGTAGGTGATCGCAGTCGCCTTCACCGGACCGATCTCCGCGACCAGACCCACCATCAACAGGAACGCGAGCGCGCTGCAGACCACGGCGAGCACGACGATCGACACGATGACCGCCTGCGAGGGCCACGCCGTCGGCCAGCCGCCCGTGAGGAGCACGAACGGCACGTAGACCACGGCCGTGGCCGCGAGCGAGACGGCGACCACGCCGACGCCCGGCAGGTCGGACATCCACCGCGCGAGGATCGCCGGACCGAGCGCGTAGCCCACCACGACGACGGCCATCTGCGCGACGGCGATGAGGTCGGAGCCGGCGATGTCGAGGCCCACGAGCGCCGCGACGCCGAGCATGCCGAGTGCGAGACCGAGCCAGTTCAGGCGCGACAGCCGCTCGGGGCGGCCCATCGCGAACGCGATCGCCACGCCGGCGAGCGGCACGGTGGCGAGCAGCAGCCCCGCGGTCGAGCTGGGCAACCGCTGCTCCGCCGAGCTCAGGAAGTACCACGGCAGGATGATCTCGACGATCGTGTAGGCGAGCATCGGCTTCCACCGGCGCACCACGGGCGCCACCTCGCGGCGGAAGAACGCCAGTGGCAGCAGCAGGATCGCCGCGAGCCCGGCACGCCCCAGCACCACCATCGCGGGGTCCAGTTCGCTCACCGCCACCTTGATGAACAGGTACGGGATGCCCCAGGCGATGCCGAGCGCGGCGAACAGGATCAGCCCTCGACGAGTCACCGGCTCATTCTGATGCGCCATCCGTCGAGCCGCGACGGATCCGCTGCCGAATCACCACGACATCCCGCCACGGGCTCGAGTTCCTCGTGATCGAAACGTGTCCGTCCACCCCATTCCCCTCCGGCAATGCCGGTGTTACTTTTGGCCGCACCTGTGCTCGGCGATCCCGAGCCGACTGTGTTAGGAGTCAACGTGAAACGACGCAATCTCGGAGTGCTCGCCCTTGTGGCGGCGAGCGCGACGATGGCGGCCGGTGCGGCAATGGTGCCCGCCGCGTTCGCCGCCCCTGCCGGCGACGCACCCGATTCGCCTTCGGCAGCACAACGCCTCGACAACCGCCCCGGCCCGCTCACCGAACGGCAGAACGAGCGGCGCAAGGCCGCGCAGAAGCTCATCCTCTCCGGGCAGGCGGCTCCCGGCGACGACGGTGTCGTGCAGCTCGGCGACGACAAGTACTACGAGGCATCCGTCACCGGCACCGGCCGGCTGTTCACGATCCTGTCGGAGTTCGGCGACGGCGGCAGCGGCAAGCTCGGCACCACGCCCGGCCCGTTGCACAACGAGATCCCCGAGCCCGACCGCGCCGTGAACAACAGCACGCACTGGGCCTCCGACTTCAACAGCGCCTACTACGACGACCTGTTCTTCGACGGCGCCGGTGACGGCGGCGACTCGTTCGCCGACTTCTACACGAAGCAGTCGAACGGCGCCTACACGGTCGACGGCGAGGTCAGCGACTGGGTGCAGGTGCCCGGCAACGCCTCCACCTACGGCGACAACGCCGTCGAGGACTTCGGCGGCGCCTGGCAGTTCATCGAGGACACCGGCAACGCCTGGTACGAGGCACAGGTCGCGGCCGGCAAGACCGATGCCGAGATCAAGGCCGAGCTCGCCACGTTCGACATGTGGGACCGCTACGACGCCGACGGCGACGGCGAGTTCGACGAGCCCGACGGCTACCTCGACCACTTCCAGGCCGTGCACGCGGGCGAAGGCGAAGACGCCGGCGGCGGCGCCCAGGGCGAAGACGCCATCTGGTCGCACCGCTGGTACGTCAACTCGACCGACTACGGCGTGACCGGACCGGCGAACGCCAAGTTCGGCGGCGCGCAGATCGGCGACACCGGCTTCTGGATCGGCGACTACACCGTCGAGGCGGAGAACGGCGGCCTCGGCGTGTTCGCGCACGAGTACGCGCACGACCTCGGCCTGCCCGACTTCTACGACACGGCCGGCGGTGAGAACTCGACCGCGTTCTGGACCCTCATGTCGAGCGGCTCGTGGCTGAACAAGGGGGCCGACGACATCGGCACGACCCCGAACTACATGGGACCGTGGGAGAAGCTCCAGCTCGGCTGGCTCGACTACTCCATCGTGAGCCCCGACACGACGGATGCCGCGTACACCCTGAGTCCTGCCGCGCTGCAGGCCGACGGCCAGGACCAGGCGCTCGTCATCGACGTGCCAGACCAGCCGGTGGAGACCACCTACACGACGCCGTACTCGGGTTCGAAGGCCTGGTGGACCACCAGCGCCGACGACCTGAACACGACGCTGACCCGCACGCTCGACCTGTCGGGCATCAGCAAGGCGACGGTCACGGCGAAGGCCTGGTACGACATCGAGGCGGGCTACGACTACCTGTACGCCGAGTACTCGACCGACGGCGGCACGAACTGGACGACGGTCGGCACCCTCTCCGACACGTCGAACGGCAAGTGGACGACGCTGCGCTACACCGTGCCCGGCGGCAACGCCGACACCAGGTTCCGGTTCCGCTACCAGAGCGACGGCGGCGTGCACCTCGCCGGCGCCTTCATCGACGACATCGTCGTCAAGAGCGGCGGCACGACGCTGCTCACCGACGACGTCGAGAACGACGGCAGCGGATGGACCGCCGCGGGCGGGTTCAAGCAGAGCACCGGCACCGAGGTCTCCTCGGGCGACCGGTACTACCTCGCCGAGAACCGCACCTACGTCGGCTACGACGCCACGCTCGAGGTCGGTCCCTACCAGTTCGACCGCGGCCTCACGCAGCCCGACCACGTGGAGCACTTCGCATTCCAGGACGGCCTGCTCGTGTGGGCGATCGATGAGACGTACTCCGACAACAACACCATCGAGCACGAGGGCCACGGCCTCGCGCTCCCGGTGGACGCGGGC
The sequence above is a segment of the Agromyces hippuratus genome. Coding sequences within it:
- a CDS encoding MFS transporter encodes the protein MSGGATALETAPAEGVPSGAARSRRAVTAAAFGTVLEWYDFFLYGTAAALVFPTLFFPADDPLTSLLLSFAVFATGFVARPLGGLVSGYLGDRFGRRRVLVATLLTMGVATALIGLLPTHAQVGALAPVLLVVLRLVQGLATGGEWSGAVLLALEQSPLRRGFRGAFISSAVYVGLILGNLAFVVLVAVLDEQALYDWGWRVPFIASLVLVVIGWRLRRRVDESPEFVAMLEARREARRPIAEVLRRPRGVLAVFLVRVGVNTTFYVVSVFCLSYASTVVGMPREVTLTALLVGAAVAAVLCPFWGALGDRIGPRRLVVWSLVAFALLAAPLFLVLDTGSAALVIGVVVAAIGIVNSASDGVQPAYFTAMFHTRVRYSGISIGREAGAIVGGGLAPLAATALLAQAGHWWPIAVMMAVAAIVGLVGTAIAPRETGRRPG
- a CDS encoding bifunctional hydroxymethylpyrimidine kinase/phosphomethylpyrimidine kinase produces the protein MARVLSIAGSDPSGGAGIQADLKSISAVGGYGMAVITALTAQNTRGVRDVHVPPASFLAAQLEAISDDITVDAVKLGMLANAEVIRTVAGWLARTRPPVVVLDPVMVATSGDRLLDADAESAMRELLPLADLVTPNLSELAVLAASADSGEAPPVVAATWAEAIAQAETVSARYGVRVLAKGGHLAGDLAPDALVDAGTATIIDFGGERIATTATHGTGCSLSSAIATLVAEHGDWPAAIAEARRWLRESLRHGEALGVGGGHGPINHFAGLWARGGIRTAPMPTEIEAEWWADIAQVRREIDELPFIRGLADGSLAREPFLGYLTQDAHYLRDYARVLAEASRLAPDAAGQAFWANSAHGSIIGELELHTGWLGPEAGTAASAPPDATTTAYLDHLLATAQRGDHAVLIAALLPCFWIYTDLGERLAAGEFGEAALDPAHPYASWLATYADPGFAVATREAIGFVTRAAAGASPEHRERMHRAFVASSRHELAFFAAPLAAPAAAATTAGAVTA
- a CDS encoding GlxA family transcriptional regulator; translated protein: MTRRNHRVAVLVLPGAKPLDVGIPAQVFSTRASMPYEVRVCGAAPGLVTGGDGLSYHVADGLDALEWAETVFIPGYRHPDLDEPPAAVVDALRAAHARGARLAAISTGAFALAATGLLDGRRATTHWHYTRALAARHPLVRVDTNVLFVDEGAVLTSAGAASGIDLCLHLVRRDHGVAVANHAARRLVAAPYRSGGQAQYVPRSLPPDLGPVFAATREWALRQLDEPLTLDALARNANVSPRTFSRRFVEDTGYTPMQWVLRARVDMARELLERSDLGVEQIAARAGLGTGANLRLHFQRILGVSPSDYRHTFAAGE
- a CDS encoding DMT family transporter codes for the protein MTRRGLILFAALGIAWGIPYLFIKVAVSELDPAMVVLGRAGLAAILLLPLAFFRREVAPVVRRWKPMLAYTIVEIILPWYFLSSAEQRLPSSTAGLLLATVPLAGVAIAFAMGRPERLSRLNWLGLALGMLGVAALVGLDIAGSDLIAVAQMAVVVVGYALGPAILARWMSDLPGVGVVAVSLAATAVVYVPFVLLTGGWPTAWPSQAVIVSIVVLAVVCSALAFLLMVGLVAEIGPVKATAITYVNPAVAILAGVLVLGERVTVWTVVGFALVLAGSYLVTRRRRAPVAAEGPEAASAEQRLA
- the thiE gene encoding thiamine phosphate synthase, producing MSARTTLDLSTYLVTDAALCGARGVVSVVAEAVAGGVRVVQVRDKGAEASALLAQLEALAEVIDGRAMLLVNDRLDLAIAARASGLPVDGVHLGQGDAAAAIARDRLGADAVVGLTANAPAHLEAVRRMPRGTVDYLGVGVIRPTSTKPDHPPAIGVDGFARFAAEAELPCVAIGGITRHDIAPLREAGAAGVALVSAICAADDPRAAARDLANRWEAAR
- the gap gene encoding type I glyceraldehyde-3-phosphate dehydrogenase, producing the protein MTTRIAINGFGRIGRNVVRALVERGADLELVAVNDLTDPAGLARLLKYDSTAGRFGSSVEVDGDVLVIDGRRVKVLAERDPAKLPWGELNVDVVLESTGRFTDAEAAKAHLTAGAKKVLVSAPSKGADVTLAYGVNTEAYDADAHVIVSNASCTTNALAPLAKVLDDLAGIEHGFMTTIHAYTQDQNLQDAPHSDARRARAAAVNIVPSSTGAAKAIGLVLPKLDGKLNGDSMRVPVPVGSIVELNTTVSKDVTLDEVLAAYKAAADGPLKGVLEYSDEALVSTDIVGNPHSSIFDADLTRVDGRHIKVVAWYDNEWGFSNRVIDSLTLLGA
- a CDS encoding immune inhibitor A domain-containing protein — encoded protein: MKRRNLGVLALVAASATMAAGAAMVPAAFAAPAGDAPDSPSAAQRLDNRPGPLTERQNERRKAAQKLILSGQAAPGDDGVVQLGDDKYYEASVTGTGRLFTILSEFGDGGSGKLGTTPGPLHNEIPEPDRAVNNSTHWASDFNSAYYDDLFFDGAGDGGDSFADFYTKQSNGAYTVDGEVSDWVQVPGNASTYGDNAVEDFGGAWQFIEDTGNAWYEAQVAAGKTDAEIKAELATFDMWDRYDADGDGEFDEPDGYLDHFQAVHAGEGEDAGGGAQGEDAIWSHRWYVNSTDYGVTGPANAKFGGAQIGDTGFWIGDYTVEAENGGLGVFAHEYAHDLGLPDFYDTAGGENSTAFWTLMSSGSWLNKGADDIGTTPNYMGPWEKLQLGWLDYSIVSPDTTDAAYTLSPAALQADGQDQALVIDVPDQPVETTYTTPYSGSKAWWTTSADDLNTTLTRTLDLSGISKATVTAKAWYDIEAGYDYLYAEYSTDGGTNWTTVGTLSDTSNGKWTTLRYTVPGGNADTRFRFRYQSDGGVHLAGAFIDDIVVKSGGTTLLTDDVENDGSGWTAAGGFKQSTGTEVSSGDRYYLAENRTYVGYDATLEVGPYQFDRGLTQPDHVEHFAFQDGLLVWAIDETYSDNNTIEHEGHGLALPVDAGVAPMTYPDGTMPSNRRQPFDATFGLQAIDATALHKEIVVGKGKSKTVQSVAAVGSDGTRQQTATFSDADVEAFFSPLNPLAGVYVAGHGVTVTVTDQNTGGTMSVVVTNPAE